From Chryseobacterium sp. IHB B 17019, one genomic window encodes:
- a CDS encoding outer membrane beta-barrel family protein, producing the protein MKKITIPLLILGSIFTYAQEKPDNQTKEKQIEGVTITKTKKAVEQKADRTIFDFSEQPQLNNGNVLEGIKKLPGLVSTDIAGMMYQGKVLDVYLNGRPLNITSNELNSFLEGMPANSVDRIEVITQPGAEFPATSGGAIMNIITNKNANKYLTATYSGNYSFTNYDKFRSRTSNSLNLNARNKIFGWQLNIGQNYRESMLTTNQNDLLRSNTDRYGRGYFAKSGLTFDLGDDRLLLNYDIYHNNNDNYTLSDGEGAEKVTIPNTNPEQFYYRDFIFDASDAAHTLNTRQEAVVTYQKRFDDKAQKLDFQFGYTKSDSKFDQDNIFRRGTFYNPEEAFSFTAGNVLSNKSDMRIANFKVDYSQPLKILDGGKVSLGGLYENQDFDTESKGLTNLEYKRQTTATYLEFQAKLKKFDFILGTRAENYDISGVTRVLDSTNTVVQKDLIPFNKFKLFPNASVQYNLMNQVYVAANYNKKISLPSISALNPNNTTFQGPNTQVTGNPNLQPTIFDNYELKVSAFDYAFIGYSVSSAKNQVAQIIRKDGKNLYNEQVNISNMKIHNFNVGLPIPFMVFSKPISEIMKFNFNPDKINFMYLYAGYQKHDIDNLNNKGFWIFNIMTQIILPKEIKLTANYSYLTPKAGYFYFTAEKPFNNSLDITLTKKFMDNRLTVSVFANDIFNGQVMQVRSNPPSGEAVYMRNKYDTRNFGLSINYKIPTKNKLAKEDPNILNSTKKEENGGVIQPGQ; encoded by the coding sequence ATGAAAAAAATAACTATTCCGTTGCTGATTTTAGGCTCAATATTTACCTATGCCCAGGAAAAGCCTGATAATCAAACCAAAGAAAAACAAATCGAAGGAGTTACGATCACTAAAACTAAAAAAGCTGTTGAACAAAAAGCTGACCGTACCATTTTTGATTTCTCAGAACAGCCGCAACTCAATAACGGGAATGTTTTAGAAGGAATTAAAAAACTTCCCGGCCTTGTTTCTACAGACATTGCAGGAATGATGTATCAAGGAAAAGTTTTAGATGTTTATCTTAACGGAAGACCTTTAAATATTACCTCCAACGAATTAAATTCTTTTCTTGAAGGCATGCCTGCCAATTCAGTGGACAGAATTGAAGTGATCACGCAGCCCGGCGCAGAATTCCCGGCCACTTCCGGAGGTGCGATCATGAATATTATCACGAATAAAAATGCCAATAAATATTTAACGGCAACTTATTCAGGAAATTATTCTTTCACCAATTACGATAAATTCCGAAGCAGAACGAGTAATTCATTAAACTTAAATGCAAGAAATAAAATTTTCGGATGGCAATTGAACATCGGTCAAAACTATCGTGAAAGTATGCTTACTACTAATCAAAATGATTTGTTACGAAGCAATACAGACAGATACGGACGCGGATATTTTGCAAAATCAGGGTTGACTTTTGATCTTGGGGATGACAGATTATTATTAAACTACGATATTTATCACAATAACAATGACAATTACACCTTGAGTGATGGTGAAGGAGCTGAAAAAGTTACAATTCCCAACACCAACCCTGAACAATTTTATTACAGAGACTTTATTTTTGATGCTTCCGATGCCGCGCATACTTTGAATACGAGACAGGAAGCGGTTGTCACTTATCAAAAACGATTTGATGATAAAGCTCAGAAATTAGATTTCCAGTTTGGATATACAAAATCGGACAGCAAATTTGATCAGGATAACATTTTCAGAAGAGGTACATTTTACAATCCGGAAGAAGCATTTTCATTTACAGCAGGAAATGTTTTAAGCAACAAATCCGATATGAGAATCGCCAATTTTAAAGTCGATTATTCTCAACCATTGAAAATTCTTGACGGTGGAAAAGTAAGCTTGGGAGGTTTATATGAAAATCAGGATTTTGATACGGAAAGCAAAGGTTTAACGAATTTAGAATATAAAAGACAAACTACAGCAACTTATCTGGAATTCCAGGCTAAGTTGAAAAAGTTTGACTTTATTTTAGGGACACGTGCAGAAAACTACGATATTTCGGGAGTTACGAGAGTGTTGGACAGTACAAATACTGTGGTTCAGAAGGATTTAATTCCATTTAATAAATTTAAATTATTCCCGAATGCAAGCGTTCAGTACAACTTAATGAACCAAGTGTATGTTGCTGCAAATTACAATAAAAAGATCAGCTTACCGAGTATTTCTGCCTTAAACCCGAACAACACAACGTTTCAGGGACCCAATACACAGGTAACAGGTAACCCGAATCTACAGCCAACAATTTTTGATAATTATGAATTGAAAGTTTCGGCCTTCGATTATGCTTTCATCGGATACAGTGTAAGTTCGGCGAAAAATCAGGTGGCTCAGATCATTAGAAAAGATGGTAAAAACCTGTACAATGAGCAGGTGAATATTTCCAATATGAAGATTCACAACTTCAATGTGGGGCTTCCGATTCCGTTTATGGTTTTCAGTAAGCCGATCAGTGAGATTATGAAGTTTAATTTTAATCCTGATAAAATTAATTTCATGTATCTGTACGCGGGTTATCAAAAGCATGACATTGACAATCTAAACAATAAAGGTTTCTGGATTTTTAATATTATGACGCAAATTATTTTGCCGAAAGAGATTAAATTAACGGCAAATTACAGTTATTTAACGCCAAAAGCAGGATATTTTTATTTCACGGCGGAAAAACCATTTAATAATTCTTTAGATATAACTTTAACAAAGAAATTTATGGATAACCGTCTTACGGTTTCTGTTTTTGCGAATGATATTTTCAACGGGCAGGTAATGCAGGTGCGTTCCAATCCGCCTTCCGGAGAAGCTGTTTATATGAGGAATAAATATGATACGAGAAACTTTGGTTTATCAATCAATTATAAAATCCCAACAAAAAATAAGTTGGCCAAAGAAGATCCAAACATCCTGAACAGTACCAAAAAAGAAGAAAATGGCGGTGTAATACAGCCAGGACAATAA
- a CDS encoding Ig-like domain-containing protein yields MKHFYKSFSLPERGKKFFTPTILGVALFLGIYNTAQVSTYSFTQSAGSFSAISGTNLDIATGNTSTTNLNSAVYPVTLPFNFVFNGISYSSMNVSTNGFVTFGATAPSTTTTTPISSTTAYEGAIAAFGRDISSMYEINGTTGSISWETLGTAPNREVVVQWKNFRPNSSTSVTAAYAFAFQIRLHETTNVINTVYDTGGYIIGNTALSGTVQIGLRGNSNADFNNRLNATSLEFISSTPGTANSSTQNFHTINAVPGMPTAGLTYTWTPPTCWVPQTLTVVSTATNSANITWQAPSTAPASYDIYYSTSSTPPTSSTPPTMPNFAGTTATLSPLTAATTYYVWVRSNCGSGNFSAWSLLPVQFTTQCQPPVVSSTTQATVCPGSTATLSAVTTDPAAVLTWYDASSGGNVVGTGSTFTTPALSVTTPYYVSATNGTSMFVGPATPNSMAAPAITGAINTYYIQFEVTNQPLTLVSTDVFPESAGQSTTLEILQGPTSFSVINTIPFTSTIASDGTTPQTVPINMTLTPGTYRMRMSGGNYYRNYQSNAVFPYSIPNFSITTGSNAASDSYYFMYNLKVNSGCESPRTTVMATVDANCLSTSEVKSKDLLKVYPNPFTDVINIDRPEMVKSIQVTDVSGKLIKNNVKAESVLRFNDLSQGLYILILDMKDGTKQSIKVIKK; encoded by the coding sequence ATGAAACATTTTTACAAATCTTTCTCTCTTCCGGAGAGGGGAAAAAAGTTTTTTACGCCAACCATACTTGGGGTTGCATTATTTTTAGGAATATATAACACGGCTCAGGTAAGTACCTATAGCTTTACCCAGTCGGCAGGGAGTTTTTCGGCTATTAGCGGAACAAATTTAGATATTGCGACGGGTAATACCTCTACAACTAATCTTAACAGCGCTGTTTATCCTGTAACATTACCTTTTAACTTTGTTTTTAATGGAATTTCTTATAGTTCCATGAATGTATCGACGAATGGTTTTGTAACATTCGGGGCAACAGCACCTTCCACGACAACTACAACACCTATTTCCTCTACAACTGCCTATGAAGGAGCTATTGCGGCTTTCGGAAGAGATATCAGCAGTATGTATGAAATTAACGGGACTACAGGAAGTATCAGTTGGGAAACTTTGGGGACGGCTCCCAACCGTGAGGTTGTTGTTCAGTGGAAAAATTTCCGCCCAAACAGCAGTACTTCTGTAACGGCAGCGTATGCATTTGCATTTCAGATAAGATTACATGAAACCACAAATGTTATTAATACCGTATATGATACCGGAGGTTATATTATAGGTAACACTGCTTTGTCCGGAACTGTACAGATTGGTTTAAGGGGAAATTCTAATGCTGATTTTAATAACAGGCTAAATGCAACATCACTGGAATTCATAAGTTCTACTCCAGGTACTGCGAATTCGAGTACACAGAATTTTCATACAATTAATGCTGTTCCGGGAATGCCTACTGCTGGATTAACGTATACCTGGACTCCACCTACATGCTGGGTTCCACAAACGTTAACCGTAGTATCCACTGCAACAAATTCAGCAAATATCACATGGCAGGCTCCTTCCACCGCACCGGCGAGTTATGATATTTATTACAGTACTTCAAGTACACCGCCAACTTCTTCTACACCTCCTACAATGCCAAACTTTGCGGGTACGACAGCTACATTAAGTCCGCTGACGGCTGCAACAACGTATTATGTTTGGGTAAGATCAAATTGTGGTTCAGGTAATTTCAGTGCATGGTCTTTATTACCTGTACAATTTACTACACAATGTCAGCCGCCTGTAGTTTCTTCAACTACTCAGGCTACGGTCTGTCCGGGAAGCACAGCAACTTTATCAGCAGTGACAACGGATCCTGCAGCTGTTTTGACTTGGTATGACGCAAGCTCAGGAGGAAATGTCGTAGGTACAGGAAGTACTTTTACGACACCTGCACTATCTGTTACGACTCCATATTATGTTTCTGCTACCAACGGAACTTCTATGTTTGTAGGTCCGGCAACTCCGAATTCTATGGCAGCACCGGCTATAACAGGAGCAATTAATACTTATTATATTCAGTTTGAAGTGACAAATCAGCCGCTAACTTTAGTTTCGACAGATGTATTTCCGGAATCGGCAGGACAAAGTACAACGCTCGAAATTTTACAGGGACCAACATCATTTAGTGTAATTAATACCATTCCTTTCACTTCCACAATTGCAAGTGATGGAACAACACCTCAGACAGTTCCTATCAATATGACACTGACGCCGGGAACTTACAGAATGAGAATGTCCGGTGGAAATTATTACAGAAATTATCAGAGTAATGCGGTTTTCCCATATTCAATTCCTAATTTCAGTATTACAACAGGCTCAAATGCAGCTTCCGATTCTTATTATTTTATGTATAATCTTAAAGTAAATTCGGGATGTGAATCTCCAAGAACAACAGTAATGGCAACCGTAGATGCCAATTGTTTGTCTACTTCGGAAGTAAAATCAAAAGATTTGCTGAAGGTTTATCCTAATCCTTTCACGGATGTTATTAACATTGACAGGCCGGAGATGGTAAAATCAATTCAGGTAACTGATGTTTCCGGAAAATTAATTAAAAATAACGTCAAAGCAGAATCAGTTTTAAGGTTTAATGATCTTTCGCAAGGTTTATATATTTTAATTCTTGATATGAAGGACGGAACGAAACAATCCATTAAAGTGATTAAGAAATAA
- a CDS encoding isoprenylcysteine carboxyl methyltransferase family protein — protein sequence MNTVSIILICFFAVRLITIFISIKNEQRIKKSGAIEYGKLNSLLLTLAHIAVYGGSFYEAYTNNVEFNLYLKIGLCILTFSYLMLFYVIYALREVWTVKIFIVPNHKIVKSFLFRTVRHPNYFLNVIPEIIGVTLLCNAWKTMMFVLPVYLVILIIRIYQEEKAMKGML from the coding sequence GTGAATACTGTTTCCATCATTTTAATCTGTTTCTTCGCTGTAAGACTCATTACAATTTTTATTTCCATCAAAAACGAGCAAAGAATAAAAAAATCAGGGGCTATAGAATACGGAAAACTAAATTCGTTATTACTAACTCTTGCTCACATCGCTGTTTACGGAGGTTCGTTTTATGAAGCATATACCAACAATGTTGAATTCAATCTTTACTTAAAAATCGGTTTATGTATTCTTACATTTTCATATTTGATGCTATTTTATGTAATCTATGCGCTTCGTGAAGTTTGGACGGTGAAAATTTTCATCGTTCCCAATCATAAAATTGTAAAATCATTTTTGTTCAGAACTGTCCGCCACCCGAATTATTTTTTAAATGTAATTCCCGAAATCATTGGCGTTACCTTATTATGTAATGCCTGGAAAACGATGATGTTTGTACTTCCGGTTTATCTTGTTATTTTAATCATAAGAATTTATCAGGAAGAAAAAGCAATGAAAGGGATGTTATAA
- a CDS encoding HesA/MoeB/ThiF family protein: protein MKSEDTFARYSRQIFIEEIGLEGQRKIMNSKVLVIGAGGLGSPVIQYLAAAGVGTLGVADFDEVELHNLNRQIIHNENSVGISKVKSAEQFVKNLNHQVDFIGIESKINDSNAEEIISRFDIIVDGSDNFKTRYLINDTCKKLSKPLVYGSILGFSGQVAIFNFKGSKNLRDIFPEPPLDENLPDCDSLGVLGALPGIVGSMMANLTLKIMTDLPLHVNQLTLIDTLNWRFQTLDF from the coding sequence ATGAAAAGCGAAGACACTTTTGCACGATACAGCCGACAGATTTTTATTGAAGAAATAGGACTTGAAGGTCAACGAAAAATCATGAATTCAAAAGTTCTTGTCATTGGAGCCGGTGGTTTGGGAAGCCCAGTTATTCAGTATTTGGCGGCGGCGGGAGTTGGGACTTTGGGAGTTGCAGACTTTGATGAGGTTGAACTACATAATTTAAACCGACAAATTATTCACAATGAAAATTCGGTTGGGATTTCAAAAGTGAAAAGTGCAGAACAGTTCGTGAAAAACCTTAATCATCAAGTCGATTTTATCGGAATTGAAAGCAAAATCAATGATTCAAATGCAGAAGAAATCATTTCTCGGTTTGATATTATTGTTGATGGTTCGGATAATTTTAAAACAAGGTATTTAATTAACGATACTTGTAAAAAGCTTTCTAAACCGTTGGTTTACGGAAGTATTTTAGGCTTTTCGGGGCAGGTTGCTATTTTCAATTTTAAAGGAAGCAAAAACTTGAGGGATATTTTTCCTGAACCACCTTTGGATGAAAATCTTCCGGATTGTGACAGTCTCGGAGTTTTGGGAGCCCTACCGGGAATTGTTGGGAGCATGATGGCAAATTTGACATTGAAAATAATGACTGATTTGCCTTTACACGTCAATCAATTAACATTAATTGATACTTTAAACTGGAGATTTCAGACTCTTGATTTCTAA
- a CDS encoding aconitate hydratase — MTFDIDMIKKVYERYPERIAAARQIVGKPLTLSEKILYTHLWEGNATQVYERGNSYVDFAPDRVAMQDATAQMALLQFMQAGKSKVAVPSTAHADHLIQAKVGADKDLQEGINKNSEVFNFLSSVCDKYGIGFWKPGAGIIHQVVLENYAFPGGMMIGTDSHTVNAGGLGMVAIGVGGADAVDVMAGMAWELKMPKLIGVKLTGKMSGWTSAKDVILKVAGILTVKGGTGCIVEYFGEGAESLSATGKGTICNMGAEIGATTSTFGYDDSMRRYLAATGRQDVVDAADKIAEHLTGDAEVYANPHQYFDQLIEINLSELTPHLNGPFTPDLATPVSEFRAKAEANGWPLEVEWALIGSCTNSSYEDLSRAASIVEDAVAKGVKPKAILGINPGSEQVKYTAERDGFLDSFRKFENARIFTNACGPCIGQWDREGAEKGEKNSIIHSFNRNFAKRADGNPNTHAFVASPEMVAAVAISGRLDFNPITDTLTAENGEQVKLDEPKGSELPARGFAVEDAGYQAPSADGSIVQVNVSPTSDRLQLLEEFPAWDGKNIEGAKVLIKAFGKCTTDHISMAGPWLKYRGHLDNISNNMLIGAVNAYNMETNKVKNQLDGSYGEVPAVQRAYKAAGVPSIVVGDQNYGEGSSREHAAMEPRHLGVKAVLVKSFARIHETNLKKQGMLGLTFANEADYDKIQEDDTVNFLDLEQFAPGKQLTLEFVHADGTKDIVMANHTYNAQQIDWFKAGSALNLIKQQEN, encoded by the coding sequence ATGACATTTGATATCGATATGATCAAAAAAGTGTACGAGCGTTACCCGGAAAGAATTGCTGCGGCAAGACAAATCGTGGGCAAACCTCTTACATTATCAGAAAAAATACTATACACTCACCTTTGGGAGGGTAATGCTACACAAGTTTATGAAAGAGGGAATTCCTATGTGGATTTCGCTCCGGACAGGGTAGCAATGCAGGATGCAACTGCACAGATGGCACTTTTACAGTTTATGCAGGCAGGAAAAAGCAAAGTTGCAGTTCCTTCTACAGCTCATGCCGATCACCTGATTCAGGCAAAGGTAGGTGCAGATAAAGATTTACAGGAAGGTATCAATAAAAACTCTGAGGTATTTAATTTCTTAAGTTCCGTTTGTGATAAATACGGAATCGGATTCTGGAAACCGGGAGCTGGTATCATTCACCAGGTTGTATTGGAAAATTATGCATTCCCTGGAGGTATGATGATCGGTACAGATTCTCACACGGTAAACGCGGGAGGATTGGGAATGGTAGCCATCGGTGTAGGTGGTGCTGATGCAGTAGATGTAATGGCGGGAATGGCTTGGGAACTTAAAATGCCTAAACTTATCGGTGTAAAATTAACTGGTAAAATGAGCGGATGGACTTCTGCCAAAGACGTTATCTTAAAAGTAGCAGGAATTCTTACTGTAAAAGGTGGGACAGGATGCATCGTAGAATATTTCGGGGAAGGAGCAGAATCTCTTTCGGCAACCGGTAAAGGTACTATCTGTAACATGGGTGCTGAAATTGGGGCTACAACTTCTACTTTCGGGTATGATGATTCCATGAGAAGATATCTGGCTGCTACAGGAAGACAGGATGTAGTAGATGCTGCTGATAAAATTGCTGAGCACTTAACGGGTGATGCTGAAGTATATGCAAACCCTCATCAATATTTTGATCAATTAATCGAAATCAACCTTTCTGAACTTACTCCTCATCTTAACGGACCTTTCACTCCGGATTTAGCGACTCCTGTTTCTGAATTCAGAGCTAAAGCGGAAGCAAACGGATGGCCATTAGAAGTTGAATGGGCTTTGATCGGTTCTTGTACCAACTCTTCTTACGAAGATTTGTCAAGAGCTGCTTCTATTGTAGAAGATGCTGTAGCCAAAGGTGTAAAGCCAAAAGCTATTTTGGGAATCAACCCAGGTTCAGAGCAGGTAAAATATACAGCTGAGAGAGACGGATTCTTAGATTCTTTCAGAAAATTTGAGAACGCAAGAATCTTTACTAATGCTTGTGGGCCATGTATCGGTCAATGGGACAGAGAAGGCGCTGAAAAAGGTGAGAAAAACTCTATCATCCACTCTTTCAACAGAAACTTTGCAAAAAGAGCTGACGGTAACCCAAATACTCACGCATTCGTAGCTTCTCCTGAAATGGTAGCTGCTGTAGCGATCTCTGGAAGATTAGACTTCAACCCGATTACAGATACTTTAACAGCTGAAAACGGTGAGCAGGTAAAATTAGATGAGCCTAAAGGTTCTGAATTGCCGGCAAGAGGATTCGCAGTAGAAGATGCGGGATACCAAGCGCCTTCAGCAGACGGATCTATTGTTCAGGTAAATGTAAGCCCTACTTCAGACAGACTTCAGTTATTAGAAGAGTTCCCGGCTTGGGACGGTAAAAATATCGAAGGAGCTAAAGTATTGATCAAAGCTTTCGGAAAATGTACAACTGACCACATTTCTATGGCCGGACCATGGTTGAAATACAGAGGTCACCTTGATAATATTTCAAATAACATGTTGATTGGAGCCGTAAATGCTTACAACATGGAAACTAATAAAGTTAAAAACCAACTAGACGGTTCTTACGGAGAAGTTCCTGCTGTACAAAGAGCTTACAAAGCTGCAGGAGTTCCTTCAATCGTTGTGGGAGATCAAAACTACGGAGAAGGTTCTTCAAGAGAGCATGCTGCAATGGAACCAAGACATCTTGGAGTAAAAGCAGTATTGGTAAAATCATTCGCGAGAATCCACGAAACTAACCTTAAAAAACAAGGTATGCTTGGATTAACTTTTGCAAACGAAGCTGATTATGACAAAATCCAGGAAGACGACACTGTAAACTTCCTAGATCTTGAGCAATTCGCTCCAGGTAAACAATTGACTTTAGAATTCGTTCACGCAGACGGAACGAAAGACATTGTTATGGCAAATCATACTTACAATGCTCAGCAAATCGATTGGTTTAAAGCTGGTTCTGCATTAAACTTGATTAAACAACAAGAAAATTAA